A genomic region of Pyrus communis chromosome 14, drPyrComm1.1, whole genome shotgun sequence contains the following coding sequences:
- the LOC137715502 gene encoding glucan endo-1,3-beta-glucosidase 14-like isoform X1, with product MAASTVLFTIILLFLGLSDSSLEVQSLSFGINYGQIANNLPSPSRVAVLLQSLNVSRIKLYDADPNVLQAFANSEVDFIIGLGNEYLQSMSTDPLKAQSWIQQHVQPHLPQTKITCINVGNEVLGGTDTQLWSYLLPAMQSVYRALVNLGLSKQVAVTTAHSLTILGKSYPPSSGSFRQDLAQYIQPILSFHSQVNSPFLINAYPYFAYKDNPGEVSIDYVLFQPNSGMVDSVTNLHYDNMLDAQIDAVYSAIKAMGHSDIEVRISETGWPSKGDANEAGATPENAGIYNGNLMRKIEEKKGTPAKPQVPIDIYVFALFNEDLKPGPASERNYGLYYPNGTQVYDIGSQGYLPQLIFSADSNINASHIHLQFSEPSHCVHIIMCLLELIYSVNFLGGGRRADRSNMKNS from the exons ATGGCAGCCTCCACTGTCCTATTCACAATTATTCTGCTCTTCCTCGGTCTTTCAG ATTCAAGTCTCGAAGTCCAGAGCCTGAGCTTCGGAATCAACTATGGACAAATAGCCAACAACCTCCCATCTCCGTCGCGAGTGGCCGTCCTCCTCCAGTCCCTCAACGTCAGCCGCATCAAACTTTACGATGCGGATCCGAACGTCCTCCAAGCCTTCGCGAACTCAGAGGTTGATTTCATCATCGGCCTCGGCAACGAGTACTTGCAGAGCATGTCCACCGACCCTCTCAAAGCCCAATCCTGGATTCAGCAGCACGTGCAGCCCCATCTCCCCCAGACCAAAATCACGTGCATCAACGTCGGGAACGAAGTCCTCGGCGGCACCGACACCCAGCTGTGGTCGTACCTCCTCCCGGCAATGCAATCAGTCTACCGCGCCCTCGTGAACCTCGGCCTCTCCAAACAAGTAGCTGTCACGACCGCGCACTCGCTTACTATTTTAGGAAAATCCTACCCGCCGTCCTCGGGGAGTTTCCGACAAGATCTCGCTCAATATATCCAGCCGATCCTCAGCTTCCACTCGCAAGTTAATTCGCCTTTTTTGATAAATGCTTATCCGTACTTTGCTTACAAGGACAATCCAGGTGAAGTTTCGATAGACTACGTGCTGTTCCAGCCTAATTCTGGTATGGTCGATTCAGTCACGAATCTCCACTACGACAACATGCTGGATGCCCAGATTGATGCCGTTTATTCCGCCATCAAGGCGATGGGCCATTCGGACATCGAGGTCCGAATATCCGAGACCGGCTGGCCTTCCAAGGGGGATGCCAACGAGGCCGGCGCCACGCCGGAGAATGCTGGTATTTACAATGGGAATCTGATGAGgaaaattgaagagaaaaaagGGACGCCGGCGAAGCCTCAAGTTCCGATTGACATTTACGTTTTTGCACTGTTTAATGAGGATTTGAAGCCTGGTCCGGCATCGGAGAGAAACTATGGACTATATTATCCGAATGGTACTCAGGTTTATGATATTGGATCCCAGGGTTATCTTCCTCAACTAATTTTTTCCGCAGACTCTAAtataaatgcaa gCCATATCCACCTTCAATTTTCTGAGCCTTCTCATTGTGTACATATTATTATGTGCTTATTAGAGCTCATATATTCGGTGAACTTTTTAGGGGGAGGAAGACGTGCAGACAGGAGCAACATGAAGAATTCCTGA
- the LOC137715502 gene encoding glucan endo-1,3-beta-glucosidase 14-like isoform X2, translating to MAASTVLFTIILLFLGLSDSSLEVQSLSFGINYGQIANNLPSPSRVAVLLQSLNVSRIKLYDADPNVLQAFANSEVDFIIGLGNEYLQSMSTDPLKAQSWIQQHVQPHLPQTKITCINVGNEVLGGTDTQLWSYLLPAMQSVYRALVNLGLSKQVAVTTAHSLTILGKSYPPSSGSFRQDLAQYIQPILSFHSQVNSPFLINAYPYFAYKDNPGEVSIDYVLFQPNSGMVDSVTNLHYDNMLDAQIDAVYSAIKAMGHSDIEVRISETGWPSKGDANEAGATPENAGIYNGNLMRKIEEKKGTPAKPQVPIDIYVFALFNEDLKPGPASERNYGLYYPNGTQVYDIGSQGYLPQLIFSADSNINAISTFNFLSLLIVYILLCAY from the exons ATGGCAGCCTCCACTGTCCTATTCACAATTATTCTGCTCTTCCTCGGTCTTTCAG ATTCAAGTCTCGAAGTCCAGAGCCTGAGCTTCGGAATCAACTATGGACAAATAGCCAACAACCTCCCATCTCCGTCGCGAGTGGCCGTCCTCCTCCAGTCCCTCAACGTCAGCCGCATCAAACTTTACGATGCGGATCCGAACGTCCTCCAAGCCTTCGCGAACTCAGAGGTTGATTTCATCATCGGCCTCGGCAACGAGTACTTGCAGAGCATGTCCACCGACCCTCTCAAAGCCCAATCCTGGATTCAGCAGCACGTGCAGCCCCATCTCCCCCAGACCAAAATCACGTGCATCAACGTCGGGAACGAAGTCCTCGGCGGCACCGACACCCAGCTGTGGTCGTACCTCCTCCCGGCAATGCAATCAGTCTACCGCGCCCTCGTGAACCTCGGCCTCTCCAAACAAGTAGCTGTCACGACCGCGCACTCGCTTACTATTTTAGGAAAATCCTACCCGCCGTCCTCGGGGAGTTTCCGACAAGATCTCGCTCAATATATCCAGCCGATCCTCAGCTTCCACTCGCAAGTTAATTCGCCTTTTTTGATAAATGCTTATCCGTACTTTGCTTACAAGGACAATCCAGGTGAAGTTTCGATAGACTACGTGCTGTTCCAGCCTAATTCTGGTATGGTCGATTCAGTCACGAATCTCCACTACGACAACATGCTGGATGCCCAGATTGATGCCGTTTATTCCGCCATCAAGGCGATGGGCCATTCGGACATCGAGGTCCGAATATCCGAGACCGGCTGGCCTTCCAAGGGGGATGCCAACGAGGCCGGCGCCACGCCGGAGAATGCTGGTATTTACAATGGGAATCTGATGAGgaaaattgaagagaaaaaagGGACGCCGGCGAAGCCTCAAGTTCCGATTGACATTTACGTTTTTGCACTGTTTAATGAGGATTTGAAGCCTGGTCCGGCATCGGAGAGAAACTATGGACTATATTATCCGAATGGTACTCAGGTTTATGATATTGGATCCCAGGGTTATCTTCCTCAACTAATTTTTTCCGCAGACTCTAAtataaat gCCATATCCACCTTCAATTTTCTGAGCCTTCTCATTGTGTACATATTATTATGTGCTTATTAG